A part of Candidatus Neomarinimicrobiota bacterium genomic DNA contains:
- a CDS encoding sulfurtransferase TusA family protein, producing MSNWQEDQLLDCKGMQCPLPIVKTKKMIDSMDVDQILKMISTDPGSINDMAAWSRR from the coding sequence ATGAGTAATTGGCAGGAAGATCAGCTCTTGGATTGTAAGGGAATGCAATGCCCTCTTCCAATTGTAAAAACAAAGAAAATGATAGACTCAATGGATGTTGATCAGATACTAAAGATGATTTCTACCGATCCGGGATCGATAAATGATATGGCAGCGTGGTCGCGGCG